CGTACGTGCCGGCGGCCTCGGCCAGGAGTTCCGGATCGATCCGGAACCCGTCGGGGCGGGGCGTCGCACGGTCCCGGCCGGCATGGCGGAACATGCCCTCGATGCCGGCCGGGGTGCAGATCATCAGCATGTCGGCGGTGTCGGAGGTGATCCGGTAGCTGTGCGGGAGCTTCTTGGGGAGGAAGACGACACCGCCCTCGGACAGCTCCGTTTCCCGGTCGCCGGCCCAGACGACCGCGCTGCCCTTGAGCAGTACGAAGACCTCGTCCTCCCGGGTGTGCAGGTGGTACGGCGAGGCCGCGCCCCTGGCGAGGGAGAACCTGCCGACGGTGAGCTGTCCGTCGGTGGCCGCGCTGTCGAGGAGTACGGCGAGCGTTCCGCCGTCGAGCCATTCGAGTTGCTGCTGCTGAGCGGACTGGGCGAGGTAGGCCATGCTCATGTGCTTACGCCTTCCGGAAAACGAGTAGTTCGGTCCGACCGCCGCTGAGCGGCACGAAGTGGCCACCCAGCAAGGACAGGCCCCGCTGCGCCAGATGCCCGAGAAGCCATGAGCGCGAGATCATGCAGTAGAGCGTCGCCCGGCTGGAGACCCAGTTCCTCGTCATCTCGTCGTCGAGGCAGTCCTCGTTCACCACGTCGAACGCGACGATCCCACCCGGGCGCACGACCCGGGCCATTTCGTCGAGATAGCCGATGGTCACGACCAACGGGAGGTAGACGAAGACCTTGTGGGCGTGCACGAGATCCACCGACCCGGTGGGAGTGGCGCTCAGCGTGTGCCCGTCGGCGGGTTGCAGGACGACGTTCGGCAGCGACCTCAGACGGGGCAGCCAGTCCCCTGCGGTCTCGTAGATCTCGTAGGTGTCCGGGTGCTCGGAGACGATCACCCGGGCCGCGTACCGGCCCGACCCCGCACCGATCTCGCATATGCGCTGCATCTTCTCGCGGGAATCCGCCAGCCTGAACAGGGCGTTCACGGTCTCCACGGTCGCGCCGGGAACGGCGCTGCGGCGGTCGATGTAGTCCTCGATCGACAGGTCCGCCCGACGGGCCGCGGTCAAGGTCCTGCGAGCGGACAGGAACGGCTGGATCGCTGGATCATCGCTGCGCCCACGGACCATCTGCACCCCGAAGGGGCGCAGCACGCGGTTCATTCCGCCGCGCGCTGCAGCCAGTGCGGACATGGGTACCTCCATGACGAAGTTCGTGGATTCTCGCGGGCCGCGCGGGGCTTGCCGACGGTCAGGCCGTCCGTCTGAAGACGAGTACCTCCGTGGAGGCGACGCCCAGGGGCGCCAGGAAACTGGCCTCCAGACTGCAGCCGAGGTCGGCGAAGAGGTCCACGCAGGTACGGCGGGGCATGGCCGCGGGGAAGGAGTCGTGTCCCGCGCCGCCCTCCGTCGCCCAGGTGCGCATCGCGGCCGGGTCCAGGCATGTCTCCGTCATGACGTCGAAGACGATCCGGCCACCCGGCCGTGTCACCCGCGCCATCTCGAAGAAGTAGCGGCAGGTACCGAGGAAGGTCAGGGTGTTGAAGACCTTGTGGGCCTGGACGAGGTCAACACTGTTGTCCGGCGTCGCGTCGAGACTGAATCCGGTCACCGGCTGGGCGACCACACCGAAAGCGTCCACCAGGTAGTCGGCCCAGGGGGCTGCCGTCTCATAGATCTCGTAGCGGCCCGGTGAGCACTCCTCCAGCGTCCTCTCCAGATACCGCCCGGATCCGGGGCCGATCTCCAGGATCGTGTCCGGCTTCACGGCGAAGACGCCGAGTGCGCGGAGTTCGTCGACGGTGGACCGGGTGGCGCCGGGTGTCCCGTTCATGACCTCGTCGATGTAGTCACCGACCGACAGTCCGGCCGCCCGTGCGGCTCTCGTCGTCGCCTCGAACGGGATGAAGTCGTCGACCCCTCCCTGGGGGGTGGTGCTGCGTACGATGTCGAACCCGGCGCGCTCCAGGAGCTGCTTCACGCCGGACTTCACCACTGTCCTTGTCTTGCGGGTCAAGAGACTTCCCTCCTGACGCGGGTCTCGCGCGGAGCCCGCGTACCGGAAATGGCGAACAGAACCGTCCTCGACGGGGACGGGTGAACACGCCGGAAGCCGTACGGGTGCCGCGGCGACAGATCAGGCGGCGGTGTACGGCGGGGAAAGCTGCGGCGGGCCTCTTCGCACCACCGCGCCGGCCAACAGAACCGACGTCGGGGGCGCTCTCGTCGGCCCGGAGCTCACGCGCCAGGCAGCGCCGAACTCCGTTACCTCATACGAGGTGCAGCAGGGAGACAGGAGCCGGCGCAGCAGCGCGCGCAACGCGCACCACTCCTGCCCGGCCGCGTACAGCACGCGGCGCCAACTGTTGTCGAGCCCGTGCAGCAGGACCGCGCACAGCAGGGCCAGCACGATGTGCCCGACCACCACGCGCCATCCGGCGAGAGCCGCGGACGGGCTCGACTCGAAGGCCAGATCCTGAACGATCACCGTGACGAAGGTCCCCAGCACGGAGAACAACCCCGCGCGGACAGCGGCAACCGTCGCCACCGGCGGCACATGGCCCCGGCGGCGTACATCGGACGTGCGCGATGTTTCCCCCATCACTCACCCATAATGGGGCTTACGGCGCGACATGTCAGCAGTTCGCAGTATTGGCCCGAGGATCACTGCCAGACGCGGATGTAGTCGACGTACATCGTGGAGTTGTAGTCGAGCGGGGCCTGGGTCACATCGCCCTGGGCCCACTGGAGCACCTCGTGCGACAGGATCGGGTACTCCGCAACCTGGCTGATCAGCGTCGGGTCGGTGACGGTGCGCACCACGGTGCCGTCGTAGGTGAACTCCATTTTCGACGCTGTCCAGTTGAGCCCGATGGTGTGGCGGTACGTCGAATGGAGCCCGGGTGCC
The sequence above is drawn from the Streptomyces sp. NBC_01465 genome and encodes:
- a CDS encoding cupin domain-containing protein, with product MSMAYLAQSAQQQQLEWLDGGTLAVLLDSAATDGQLTVGRFSLARGAASPYHLHTREDEVFVLLKGSAVVWAGDRETELSEGGVVFLPKKLPHSYRITSDTADMLMICTPAGIEGMFRHAGRDRATPRPDGFRIDPELLAEAAGTYGQIVVGPPR
- a CDS encoding class I SAM-dependent methyltransferase, which encodes MSALAAARGGMNRVLRPFGVQMVRGRSDDPAIQPFLSARRTLTAARRADLSIEDYIDRRSAVPGATVETVNALFRLADSREKMQRICEIGAGSGRYAARVIVSEHPDTYEIYETAGDWLPRLRSLPNVVLQPADGHTLSATPTGSVDLVHAHKVFVYLPLVVTIGYLDEMARVVRPGGIVAFDVVNEDCLDDEMTRNWVSSRATLYCMISRSWLLGHLAQRGLSLLGGHFVPLSGGRTELLVFRKA
- a CDS encoding class I SAM-dependent methyltransferase → MERAGFDIVRSTTPQGGVDDFIPFEATTRAARAAGLSVGDYIDEVMNGTPGATRSTVDELRALGVFAVKPDTILEIGPGSGRYLERTLEECSPGRYEIYETAAPWADYLVDAFGVVAQPVTGFSLDATPDNSVDLVQAHKVFNTLTFLGTCRYFFEMARVTRPGGRIVFDVMTETCLDPAAMRTWATEGGAGHDSFPAAMPRRTCVDLFADLGCSLEASFLAPLGVASTEVLVFRRTA